The Vicia villosa cultivar HV-30 ecotype Madison, WI linkage group LG1, Vvil1.0, whole genome shotgun sequence genome includes a region encoding these proteins:
- the LOC131594588 gene encoding zinc finger BED domain-containing protein RICESLEEPER 2-like → MVLTGHFIDADWVLQKCILTFVHVPPPRRGVDITDAIFKCLKDWGIENKIFSVSVDNALYNDICLKELKVLILRHRKLVSNGNLFHVRCCAHILNLLVQDGIGKIGKIVENVRESVKFINQSEARLQTFSQIVQQLKLSGKKLILDCPTRWNSTYQMLSVAMQFKEVFPRFQDREPSYTTLTDDDDWEKVEKVSKLLEVFNVVTNIISGSEYPIANLYLAEVFRIKLVLDQAIDDESDFMKEMAKALKEKFDKYWSQCNLVMSLASVLDPRIKMMGVNMCFPLIYPKDEARKNIENVHIALDDMYKEYVDLPSEHSEEGSGRTLVDQNGLILEPQKSSGWSLLMNYVEEQQAIPAVKSETKST, encoded by the coding sequence ATGGTGTTAACTGGCCATTTCATTGATGCTGACTGGGTTTTGCAGAAATGCATTCTTACTTTTGTTCATGTTCCTCCTCCTCGGCGTGGTGTTGATATTACTGATGCAATCTTCAAATGTCTTAAAGATTGGggcattgaaaataaaatatttagtgtGTCAGTGGATAATGCACTCTACAATGATATATGTTTGAAAGAGTTAAAAGTTTTGATTTTAAGGCACCGAAAGTTAGTGTCAAATGGAAATTTATTTCATGTGCGTTGTTGTGCACATATACTAAACTTGCTTGTTCAAGATGGTATTGGGAAAATAGGAAAAATAGTTGAAAACGTGCGTGAAAGTGTGAAGTTCATCAATCAGTCTGAAGCAAGGTTGCAAACATTCTCACAAATAGTTCAACAACTAAAGCTTAGTGGTAAAAAATTAATTCTTGATTGCCCTACTCGTTGGAACTCCACTTATCAAATGTTGTCAGTTGCCATGCAGTTCAAAGAAGTCTTCCCTCGTTTTCAAGATCGAGAACCAAGCTATACAACTCTTACAGATGATGATGATTGGGAAAAGGTTGAAAAAGTTTCCAAGTTGCTAGAGGTATTTAATGttgttacaaatattatttctggTAGTGAATATCCAATTGCTAACTTATATCTTGCTGAGGTGTTTCGAATCAAGCTAGTTTTAGATCAAGCTATCGATGATGAAtctgattttatgaaagaaatggcAAAAGCGTTGAAGGAAAAATTTGACAAATATTGGAGTCAATGTAATCTTGTAATGTCCCTTGCTTCTGTTTTGGACCCTAGGATCAAAATGATGGGTGTTAACATGTGTTTTCCCTTAATTTATCCGAAAGATGAAGCtagaaaaaatatagaaaatgtgCATATTGCTCTTGATGATATGTATAAAGAGTATGTTGATCTACCTAGTGAGCACAGTGAAGAAGGATCTGGTAGAACTCTTGTTGATCAAAATGGGCTTATTTTGGAGCCACAAAAATCCTCAGGGTGGTCATTGTTAATGAATTATGTTGAAGAGCAACAAGCAATTCCTGCTGTAAAATCTGAAACGAAGAGTACTTGA